A genomic stretch from Pseudomonas sp. MUP55 includes:
- a CDS encoding MotA/TolQ/ExbB proton channel family protein: MDMNLLHDVTFYVMYAAMAIAIFIAIERGIYFAYVRRQARALIDALGANVHSERDLPQSLTGRRSLALDMILPVLAQKATHGSRKDLDDEIDTQYLKTRAPLARSLWIIETITTAAPLLGLLGTILGIIDTFKALATAGVSDPGQISGGIGTALFATGLGIAIALFCVVFHNFFQDSLERINDQLKILLIRAASGARVQGEMPHLVPTPLHTRTA, encoded by the coding sequence ATGGATATGAACCTGCTCCACGACGTCACCTTCTATGTGATGTATGCCGCGATGGCCATCGCCATCTTCATCGCCATCGAGCGTGGTATCTACTTCGCCTATGTCCGCCGCCAGGCCCGCGCCCTGATCGACGCCCTCGGCGCCAACGTGCACAGCGAGCGCGACTTGCCGCAAAGCCTGACCGGTCGCCGCAGCCTGGCGCTGGACATGATCCTGCCGGTGCTGGCCCAGAAGGCGACCCACGGTTCGCGCAAGGACCTGGACGACGAAATCGACACCCAGTACCTCAAGACCCGCGCCCCGCTCGCCCGCAGCCTGTGGATCATCGAGACCATCACCACTGCGGCCCCGCTGCTTGGCCTGCTGGGGACTATCCTGGGCATCATCGACACCTTCAAGGCGCTGGCCACGGCGGGCGTGTCCGACCCAGGGCAGATTTCCGGTGGTATCGGCACGGCCTTGTTCGCCACCGGGCTGGGTATCGCCATCGCGCTGTTCTGCGTGGTGTTTCACAACTTCTTCCAGGACAGCCTGGAGCGCATCAACGACCAGTTGAAGATTCTGCTGATTCGCGCCGCCAGCGGTGCCCGTGTGCAGGGTGAAATGCCGCATCTGGTGCCGACGCCGTTGCACACCCGCACGGCATGA
- a CDS encoding TonB-dependent receptor, with translation MKFTRMHLALVAATSMTQAVVMADTSDSDVGTIGVQGKASAGGGYMVPEESIKGRSTVTKEALDKQAATGNAIDKLKYTPGLNISSEDNTGLSGFRFTMRGMNSDQVGMSVDGMPINDSGNYALYSNLLGDPENIDQIFVTQGASEADGPHIGSSGGNIGIVTIRPTKETGAFVKQIVGSNATRKTFARLNTGEVNGLSNWLSVSHTEGDMWRGSGAVRADKVEWNSFFDAGNGNTANLILKYHEQANNSYSQLTKAQFQQNGRKYDPYPATPTVGSNGKYNSYYALAQNPFQTFTAVLNTQFKLADNLALSVIPYYFWGNGSGVGASSYALNRGSNQGGVFDLGNLPTAAQYTADGTPNSGVYYRPSRTQTWRPGITTKLTWDLGDHSLQFGYWYERARQSQTQPFIPLKSNGKPVDTWPDSNSAIVDANGNTVQGRDRFTVTPAQKVWAQDTWYINSDWTFIAGLAYMNVERDGTNHGSITERPEKRNQTYNKLLPNVGLKYQLDERNELFYSLSRNMRVPQNYALYDKGVDSINLEPETSWNHELGWRLRGDDMTLAATLFYMDFKNRQVSSKDINGDAADINVGAVTNKGLELEWSGLLPNHFNYYTSYTYTKAEQQDDMTVYNAGQAILLPTSGKQFANVPKNMLAANIGYDDGRFYGTFGGKYTSKLYGDLTNDEAISGRTVFNLGAGIYLPVDKKVVKDATLRLNVDNLFDKKYLDGVYTTKTNAASYSGFRDGDPAYIVGLDRTVTVSLEANF, from the coding sequence ATGAAGTTCACCCGCATGCATCTGGCACTCGTTGCCGCCACCAGCATGACCCAGGCCGTGGTCATGGCAGACACGAGCGACAGTGACGTCGGCACCATAGGGGTACAGGGCAAGGCCAGCGCCGGGGGCGGCTACATGGTGCCGGAAGAAAGCATCAAGGGCCGCTCCACCGTGACCAAGGAAGCGTTGGACAAGCAGGCCGCGACCGGTAACGCCATCGACAAGCTCAAATACACCCCAGGCTTGAATATCTCCAGCGAAGACAACACCGGCCTCTCGGGCTTTCGCTTCACCATGCGCGGCATGAACTCCGACCAGGTGGGCATGTCGGTGGACGGCATGCCGATCAACGACTCGGGCAACTATGCGCTGTACTCCAACCTGTTGGGCGATCCGGAAAACATCGACCAGATCTTCGTCACCCAAGGCGCGTCGGAAGCCGATGGTCCGCACATCGGCTCCAGCGGCGGCAACATCGGCATCGTGACCATTCGACCAACCAAGGAAACAGGCGCCTTCGTCAAACAGATCGTCGGCAGCAACGCCACACGCAAGACCTTTGCGCGTCTGAACACCGGCGAGGTCAACGGCCTGAGCAACTGGCTATCGGTGTCCCATACCGAAGGGGATATGTGGCGCGGCTCGGGGGCCGTGCGTGCGGACAAGGTGGAATGGAACAGCTTTTTCGACGCCGGCAATGGCAACACCGCCAACCTGATCCTCAAGTACCACGAGCAGGCCAACAACAGTTACAGCCAACTGACCAAGGCCCAGTTCCAGCAGAACGGGCGCAAATACGACCCCTACCCTGCGACGCCGACCGTGGGCAGCAACGGCAAGTACAACAGCTACTATGCCCTGGCGCAGAACCCGTTCCAGACCTTTACCGCCGTGCTCAATACCCAGTTCAAACTGGCCGACAACCTGGCCCTGTCGGTGATCCCGTATTACTTCTGGGGCAATGGCAGTGGCGTCGGTGCATCCAGCTATGCCCTCAACCGTGGCTCCAACCAAGGCGGCGTGTTCGACCTCGGCAACCTGCCGACTGCCGCCCAATACACCGCCGACGGCACGCCAAACAGCGGCGTGTACTACCGCCCTTCGCGCACGCAAACCTGGCGCCCGGGCATCACCACCAAACTGACCTGGGACCTGGGCGACCACAGCCTGCAATTCGGTTACTGGTACGAGCGTGCGCGCCAGAGCCAGACCCAGCCATTCATTCCACTCAAGAGCAACGGCAAGCCGGTCGACACCTGGCCGGATTCCAACAGCGCCATCGTCGATGCCAACGGCAACACCGTGCAGGGCCGCGACCGTTTCACCGTGACCCCGGCGCAAAAAGTCTGGGCCCAGGACACCTGGTACATCAACTCGGACTGGACCTTCATCGCAGGCCTGGCCTACATGAACGTCGAGCGTGACGGCACCAACCACGGCAGCATCACTGAGCGGCCAGAAAAGCGTAACCAGACCTACAACAAACTGCTGCCCAACGTCGGCCTCAAATACCAGCTGGACGAGCGCAACGAGCTGTTCTACAGCCTGTCACGCAACATGCGCGTACCGCAGAACTATGCGCTCTACGATAAAGGCGTCGATTCCATCAACCTCGAGCCGGAAACCAGCTGGAACCACGAATTGGGCTGGCGCTTGCGCGGCGACGACATGACCCTGGCCGCAACCCTGTTCTACATGGATTTCAAGAATCGCCAGGTGTCGTCCAAGGACATCAACGGCGACGCGGCCGACATCAACGTCGGCGCCGTCACCAACAAAGGCCTGGAACTGGAATGGAGCGGCCTGCTGCCCAACCACTTCAACTACTACACCTCCTACACCTACACCAAGGCCGAGCAGCAAGATGACATGACCGTCTATAACGCCGGCCAGGCCATCCTGTTGCCCACCAGCGGCAAGCAATTTGCCAACGTGCCGAAGAACATGCTGGCGGCCAACATCGGCTACGACGACGGGCGCTTCTACGGCACCTTCGGCGGCAAGTACACCAGCAAGCTCTACGGCGACCTGACCAACGACGAAGCCATTTCCGGGCGCACCGTGTTCAACCTCGGCGCCGGTATCTACCTGCCGGTGGACAAGAAGGTGGTCAAGGACGCGACCCTGCGCCTGAACGTCGACAACCTGTTCGACAAGAAATACCTGGACGGCGTGTACACCACCAAGACCAACGCCGCCAGCTACAGCGGCTTTCGCGACGGCGACCCGGCGTACATCGTCGGCCTGGACCGCACCGTCACGGTTTCGCTGGAAGCCAATTTCTAA
- a CDS encoding energy transducer TonB, whose amino-acid sequence MYVLFRARQLLGSVPALIALVLIALGIQSQTLKVEPVYDESAVELALVEPEPQVVPQPVVEQAPPPPVIEEDDAEPAPPPPPKPVPKPEPKPKPKPVPKPAPVVAKPVVAKPVPAPAPTPTPVAAKPAAAPPTQAAPTPAPPAPPKVDSQALEGGYLKGLRNELDTYKQYPTGRQASLERPSGEVVVWLLVDRQGRVLDSGLQTQAVSMLLNRAASNSLRRIKQVKPFPEQAFGGRNEQRFTATFNYSVQ is encoded by the coding sequence ATGTACGTCCTGTTTCGTGCGCGTCAGCTGCTGGGCAGTGTCCCGGCCCTGATTGCCCTGGTGCTGATTGCACTGGGTATCCAGTCGCAGACCTTGAAGGTCGAGCCGGTGTATGACGAGTCGGCGGTCGAGTTGGCGCTGGTTGAGCCAGAGCCGCAAGTGGTCCCGCAGCCCGTGGTGGAGCAAGCGCCACCGCCGCCGGTCATCGAGGAGGATGACGCCGAGCCGGCTCCACCACCGCCGCCCAAACCTGTGCCCAAGCCCGAACCCAAGCCCAAGCCAAAACCTGTGCCCAAACCTGCGCCCGTGGTCGCCAAGCCCGTGGTCGCCAAGCCCGTGCCGGCGCCGGCGCCGACGCCGACGCCGGTGGCCGCCAAACCAGCAGCTGCGCCGCCTACTCAGGCCGCCCCAACACCTGCGCCGCCCGCGCCGCCGAAGGTCGACAGCCAGGCACTGGAAGGCGGCTACCTCAAGGGCTTGCGCAACGAGTTGGACACCTACAAGCAGTACCCCACCGGTCGCCAGGCATCCCTCGAACGCCCCAGTGGCGAAGTGGTGGTGTGGCTGCTGGTGGATCGCCAGGGCCGCGTGCTGGATTCGGGCCTGCAAACCCAGGCCGTGAGCATGTTGCTCAACCGGGCCGCGAGCAACAGCTTGCGTCGCATCAAGCAGGTCAAGCCGTTCCCCGAGCAAGCCTTCGGGGGCCGCAACGAACAGCGCTTCACCGCCACCTTCAACTACAGCGTGCAGTAA
- a CDS encoding biopolymer transporter ExbD has protein sequence MRTWDEPKKRKAHIELIPMIDVMMFLLVFFVLVSLNVIPALGMKTQLPSASSSQQLKPQNKFILTLGLEGQLQLDGKDLTVDALVPTLKAAQKPDTRSTIIVNSDKGVEVSRLVEVMDTLRLGGFTSVSIATRKS, from the coding sequence ATGAGAACCTGGGATGAACCCAAGAAGCGCAAGGCGCACATCGAACTGATCCCGATGATCGACGTGATGATGTTCCTCCTGGTGTTTTTTGTACTGGTGAGCTTGAACGTGATTCCGGCCCTGGGCATGAAGACTCAGCTGCCCAGCGCCAGCAGTTCGCAGCAGCTCAAACCGCAGAACAAGTTCATTTTGACCCTGGGCCTGGAAGGCCAGCTGCAACTGGATGGCAAGGACCTCACGGTGGATGCCCTGGTGCCGACGCTGAAGGCGGCGCAAAAGCCTGATACCCGGTCGACGATCATCGTCAACAGCGACAAAGGCGTTGAAGTCTCGCGCCTGGTGGAAGTGATGGACACCCTGCGCCTGGGTGGCTTCACCTCCGTGTCCATTGCCACGCGCAAGTCCTGA
- a CDS encoding GNAT family protein, whose amino-acid sequence MSRSLPHLLTPRLLLQALETEQAETLCRLANGPNIADNTANIPSPYTLETAQAFINGMQEKYRDGELLSLGMQVRESSELAGIVSLRLNARHNYGHLGGWVAAHCRNQGYAAEAATAVMDFGFAELGLQRVGSQCFGRNKESARVMQKIGLRYEGCARGAFLKNGVYEDLLGFAMVRDEWERRV is encoded by the coding sequence ATGAGTCGTTCGTTGCCGCATTTGTTAACCCCGCGCCTGCTGTTGCAGGCGCTTGAAACGGAGCAGGCCGAGACGCTGTGCAGGCTCGCCAACGGGCCGAACATCGCCGACAACACAGCGAATATTCCATCGCCCTACACCCTGGAAACGGCGCAGGCTTTTATCAATGGAATGCAGGAGAAATACCGTGACGGCGAGCTGTTGAGCCTGGGCATGCAGGTGCGTGAAAGCAGCGAGCTGGCCGGCATTGTCAGCCTGCGTCTAAACGCCCGCCACAATTATGGGCACCTGGGTGGTTGGGTGGCGGCGCACTGTCGCAATCAAGGCTATGCGGCCGAGGCGGCGACGGCGGTGATGGACTTCGGGTTCGCTGAGCTCGGGTTGCAGCGTGTGGGCAGCCAGTGCTTCGGCCGCAACAAGGAGTCGGCGCGGGTCATGCAGAAAATCGGTCTGCGCTATGAGGGATGTGCACGCGGGGCGTTCCTCAAAAACGGCGTGTACGAGGACCTGTTGGGGTTCGCCATGGTGCGTGACGAATGGGAGCGCCGGGTGTGA